Proteins found in one Sporosarcina jeotgali genomic segment:
- a CDS encoding metal-dependent hydrolase, whose translation MDTGTHIAMGIAISGLAMADPIVASHSATMGPVFAGIMLGSLAPDTDTVLKLRNNAVYIRNHRGITHSIPAVLLWPIVISIVLSFFVPETNYIHLWAWTFLAVFIHVFVDIFNSYGTQALRPFSHRWVALSVINTFDPIIFALHAIAIAAWIFGAPPVLTMSILYGVVFIYYLLRFAVRGAVKRAVNNTIPNATDIYIAPTMRFFQWRIAASTEKDHYVGRAYGRSVNIYDHFDRKPLPESPYVKAALTDRNVKAFVSFSPIYRWEISQVDVLTEVRLIDLRYRSKTFYPFVAVAHIDEDFNVVNSYTGWIFSEDKLRKKLNFLEES comes from the coding sequence GTGGACACGGGAACACATATTGCAATGGGCATTGCTATAAGCGGACTTGCAATGGCAGATCCGATCGTTGCCTCACACTCAGCAACAATGGGTCCGGTTTTCGCGGGTATTATGCTAGGTTCGCTTGCACCGGATACGGATACCGTTCTAAAACTGCGTAATAATGCTGTTTATATACGGAATCATAGAGGAATCACGCACTCCATACCAGCTGTCCTTTTATGGCCGATTGTTATTTCCATCGTATTATCATTTTTTGTACCTGAAACAAATTACATTCATTTATGGGCGTGGACATTTCTCGCTGTTTTCATCCATGTGTTTGTTGACATCTTTAATTCATACGGGACGCAGGCACTCAGGCCTTTTTCACATAGATGGGTCGCTTTAAGCGTCATCAATACGTTTGATCCGATTATTTTCGCTTTACATGCAATCGCGATCGCAGCGTGGATATTCGGGGCACCGCCTGTTCTAACGATGAGTATATTGTATGGCGTCGTCTTCATCTATTATTTACTGCGATTCGCAGTACGCGGAGCAGTTAAAAGAGCTGTTAACAATACGATTCCAAATGCAACTGACATATACATCGCTCCGACGATGCGGTTCTTCCAATGGAGAATTGCTGCTTCAACTGAAAAAGATCATTACGTGGGACGTGCATACGGCCGGTCTGTAAACATTTACGATCACTTCGATCGAAAACCTTTACCGGAATCTCCGTATGTGAAAGCAGCTTTGACAGACAGAAACGTAAAGGCATTCGTCTCATTCTCTCCTATTTATCGCTGGGAAATCTCACAAGTCGATGTACTGACTGAAGTTCGCCTGATCGACTTGCGTTATCGAAGTAAAACGTTTTATCCCTTTGTCGCAGTTGCACATATTGACGAAGACTTCAACGTGGTGAACTCCTATACAGGATGGATCTTCTCGGAAGACAAATTGCGTAAGAAATTGAACTTCCTAGAAGAATCGTAA
- a CDS encoding YfhH family protein, with protein MLNEKKYSQMTEQELRTEIARLMEKARKAEQLGILNEYAVYQRKAVMAQSFLVDPASIVPGEIYKIQGDEGYFFKVDYLKGHFAWGYRMGGEYAEEALPLAMLTSVKSGK; from the coding sequence ATGCTGAATGAAAAAAAATACAGTCAAATGACTGAACAAGAATTGCGTACAGAAATTGCACGGCTTATGGAGAAAGCAAGAAAAGCCGAACAGCTCGGGATTTTGAACGAATACGCAGTTTACCAGCGTAAAGCAGTAATGGCCCAATCTTTCCTAGTCGATCCGGCTTCAATAGTACCTGGAGAAATCTATAAAATCCAAGGAGATGAAGGATACTTCTTTAAAGTGGATTACTTAAAAGGACATTTTGCCTGGGGATACCGCATGGGCGGCGAATACGCTGAAGAAGCGCTTCCGCTCGCCATGCTTACATCCGTCAAATCCGGAAAATGA
- the recX gene encoding recombination regulator RecX, protein MDVPVITKITQQTRDKERYNIFLDEIYAFSVHEANLVKFGLTKGMQLDNWEKEDLVYEEEIQRAFNRALHFLGFRMRSEHEVKQKLLQAEFGESVIKEAIIKLKKLGFLDDQAFSKALLSTQKNTSSKGPNAIKQEMKNKGIDPSIQESVLEEYDPKEQLETATKLAEKAARKHHTIAPAQLKQRIQNALQRKGFSFDIIKEAINAVEFEPDEDEWTSITETTGEKAWRRVSIKYKGYDRKRRVKQAMYQKGIPFDRIDAFIEKKELEEDAE, encoded by the coding sequence ATGGACGTGCCGGTCATAACAAAAATTACGCAGCAAACGCGTGATAAAGAACGTTACAATATCTTTTTAGACGAAATTTACGCGTTCAGCGTACATGAAGCGAATCTCGTTAAATTCGGCTTAACAAAAGGAATGCAGCTGGATAACTGGGAAAAAGAAGACCTTGTCTATGAAGAAGAGATTCAACGTGCCTTTAACAGAGCCCTTCATTTTCTTGGTTTCAGAATGCGAAGTGAACATGAAGTGAAACAAAAGCTTCTGCAGGCCGAGTTCGGAGAATCGGTCATTAAAGAAGCCATTATAAAGTTGAAAAAGCTAGGTTTCCTGGATGATCAGGCTTTTTCAAAAGCTCTGCTCAGTACTCAAAAAAATACATCTTCGAAGGGACCGAATGCTATCAAACAGGAAATGAAGAATAAAGGAATTGACCCGTCCATACAAGAGTCTGTACTGGAAGAATATGATCCGAAAGAACAGTTAGAGACTGCAACTAAACTAGCAGAAAAAGCAGCACGCAAACATCATACAATTGCACCCGCTCAACTCAAACAACGGATTCAAAACGCACTTCAACGCAAAGGATTTTCGTTTGACATCATTAAAGAAGCGATTAATGCAGTTGAATTTGAACCGGATGAAGATGAATGGACTTCTATAACCGAAACAACTGGAGAAAAAGCTTGGCGTCGTGTCAGCATAAAGTACAAGGGGTACGACCGAAAAAGACGTGTAAAACAAGCGATGTATCAAAAAGGAATTCCGTTTGATCGAATTGATGCGTTCATTGAAAAAAAGGAGCTTGAAGAAGATGCTGAATGA
- a CDS encoding TIGR01777 family oxidoreductase, whose product MNILITGGTGFIGSKLIELLKTDGHSITVLSRSESKIENGVHFVQWMHNDKKPEQDLTPPDAVVNLAGVSINEGNWSEEHQKKIYDSRMEATDELLRILSTLRQKPDVFVNASAVGIYPTSETHVYTESSPEIAHDFLGKTVHDWERKASKMKEYGTRVVYTRFGTVFGKGGGALPLIALPYKLFAGGPIGSGQQWISWVHVEDVARAIYFAITTPSIEGPVNVTAPAPVRMSDLGKAIGSVMHRPHWLPVPSIAMKLALGKKSKLVLEGQHVLPEKLNESEFNFKHPAIRPALATILE is encoded by the coding sequence ATGAATATCTTAATTACTGGCGGGACTGGATTCATCGGTTCCAAACTCATTGAATTACTTAAAACTGACGGACATTCCATTACAGTACTATCAAGAAGTGAGTCGAAAATAGAAAATGGTGTTCATTTTGTGCAATGGATGCATAACGATAAAAAACCTGAGCAAGACCTGACTCCGCCAGATGCTGTCGTAAATTTAGCTGGAGTTTCCATCAATGAGGGGAACTGGTCGGAAGAACATCAAAAAAAGATTTATGACAGCCGAATGGAAGCAACAGATGAATTGCTGAGAATACTCAGTACGCTGCGTCAGAAACCAGACGTATTCGTAAACGCCAGCGCTGTCGGAATCTATCCGACTTCAGAAACTCACGTGTACACAGAAAGCTCACCTGAAATTGCTCATGATTTCCTTGGAAAGACAGTTCATGATTGGGAGCGGAAAGCATCCAAGATGAAAGAATATGGGACCCGGGTTGTTTACACCCGATTTGGTACGGTATTCGGGAAAGGCGGCGGTGCTTTGCCTCTTATTGCACTTCCGTACAAGTTATTTGCTGGCGGTCCAATAGGTTCCGGACAACAATGGATATCATGGGTTCACGTTGAAGATGTCGCACGTGCAATTTACTTTGCAATCACGACACCTTCTATAGAAGGTCCTGTTAATGTAACCGCCCCTGCGCCTGTAAGGATGTCTGATTTAGGAAAAGCAATCGGGTCCGTCATGCATCGTCCCCACTGGCTGCCCGTTCCGAGTATTGCCATGAAGCTCGCATTAGGCAAGAAGAGTAAATTGGTTCTAGAAGGACAGCATGTTTTACCTGAAAAACTTAACGAAAGCGAATTTAATTTTAAGCATCCCGCAATTCGTCCTGCACTTGCAACTATTCTGGAATAG
- a CDS encoding polysaccharide deacetylase family protein, with protein MEHHGPGILMAAFVIVVGLAFNPFAAHADEFHWGFKKAMNGEPPNAGSALESMLNEYGAIYKGKPDEKIVYLTFDNGYENGETESILDTLKKEDAPATFFLTGHYLKSAEPLVKRMVKDGHGIGNHSFDHPNMAKLSPHQMEEEWKKFDTLLEEITGIDRTVYARPPEGIFNEELLAVGNSLGYRHIFWSIAFIDWYADKPKGKEFAYNELMNQLHPGAVILMHTVSSDNSGALPDFIRDAKKKGYTFGSLDELVMEYEDIQLGSLQ; from the coding sequence ATGGAACACCATGGCCCTGGTATATTAATGGCGGCATTCGTGATAGTCGTAGGACTCGCTTTCAATCCATTTGCCGCTCATGCTGACGAATTTCATTGGGGTTTTAAGAAAGCGATGAACGGAGAACCTCCAAATGCTGGATCCGCTCTTGAATCGATGTTAAATGAGTACGGTGCAATTTATAAAGGCAAGCCCGATGAAAAGATTGTCTACTTAACCTTTGATAATGGGTATGAGAATGGTGAAACGGAAAGTATATTGGACACGCTGAAGAAAGAGGATGCTCCCGCCACCTTCTTCCTCACAGGGCATTACTTGAAAAGTGCTGAACCACTTGTAAAACGGATGGTCAAAGATGGACATGGAATCGGAAATCATTCTTTTGATCACCCCAATATGGCAAAACTAAGCCCTCACCAGATGGAAGAAGAGTGGAAAAAATTCGATACTCTTCTTGAAGAGATTACGGGTATCGATCGTACTGTGTATGCGAGACCGCCAGAAGGTATCTTTAATGAGGAATTACTCGCTGTTGGGAATTCGCTGGGATATCGACATATTTTCTGGTCAATCGCTTTTATCGACTGGTATGCGGATAAGCCGAAAGGAAAAGAATTCGCTTATAACGAGCTTATGAATCAGTTGCACCCTGGCGCGGTCATTCTAATGCACACCGTTTCTTCTGATAACTCGGGAGCACTCCCGGATTTCATCAGAGATGCCAAGAAAAAAGGGTACACGTTTGGTTCACTGGACGAACTTGTGATGGAATATGAGGATATCCAATTAGGAAGCCTGCAGTAA
- a CDS encoding MFS transporter produces the protein MAIIKDSQQHRFWVLVVIVSISGFSQGMLLPLISAIFEQDGISGTLNGLNATGLYIGTLLVSPFMEAPLRKFGYKPVIIAGGLIVMISLLSFPLWKSVVFWFVLRLFIGIGDHALHFATQTWITSTVSPDRLGRSISIYGLSVGVGFAIGPMFVPLVSINEGLPFIVSALLTMCAWGLVFTLRNDLPEVMAGTATAGHFGNRVKATVIVAWIAFLGPFGYGFLESSLNAMFPVFALRNGITLGMVAIIIPAFAFGGILSQVPLGIISDRIGRRPVLLIALGGGTLAFTGAALFSAYAFGIMVMFFIGGIFSGSLFSLGVAYMSDLTPKHLLPTGNLLCGIFFSFGSLTGPILGGYVLEVSQQNYLYLFGAFLGTLFLLTLMGKRTVKRELT, from the coding sequence ATGGCTATCATAAAAGACTCGCAACAGCACCGGTTTTGGGTGCTAGTCGTGATCGTTTCAATTTCTGGTTTTTCTCAAGGGATGCTGCTCCCGCTAATTTCAGCTATTTTTGAGCAAGATGGCATTTCAGGCACGTTAAATGGATTGAATGCCACTGGATTATACATAGGAACATTGTTAGTTTCTCCATTCATGGAGGCACCGTTGCGAAAGTTCGGTTATAAACCAGTCATTATTGCGGGTGGTTTAATCGTTATGATTTCGCTTCTATCGTTTCCTTTATGGAAAAGTGTCGTGTTTTGGTTCGTTCTCCGTTTATTTATAGGAATCGGAGATCATGCTCTCCATTTTGCCACACAAACTTGGATAACGAGCACTGTTTCACCTGACCGTTTAGGAAGAAGTATTTCCATCTATGGGCTATCTGTAGGAGTGGGATTTGCAATTGGTCCGATGTTTGTACCGCTCGTTTCAATAAATGAAGGGCTGCCTTTCATCGTCTCCGCATTACTCACAATGTGTGCATGGGGACTCGTATTTACGTTAAGAAATGACTTGCCGGAAGTAATGGCAGGAACGGCAACTGCCGGTCATTTTGGAAACCGTGTAAAAGCGACAGTGATTGTTGCTTGGATTGCATTCCTTGGACCATTTGGTTATGGCTTTCTGGAGTCTTCATTGAATGCAATGTTTCCTGTATTTGCACTTCGAAATGGAATTACTTTAGGTATGGTAGCCATTATCATTCCTGCCTTTGCTTTTGGGGGCATTCTATCTCAAGTGCCTCTTGGAATTATATCTGACCGAATTGGCCGCCGTCCGGTTTTACTGATCGCGTTAGGCGGTGGGACACTTGCGTTTACAGGTGCAGCGCTGTTCAGTGCTTATGCATTCGGAATTATGGTCATGTTTTTCATCGGGGGCATATTTTCAGGATCTCTCTTTTCCCTGGGTGTTGCGTATATGTCAGATCTTACCCCAAAGCATTTACTGCCAACAGGAAATTTACTTTGCGGCATATTCTTCAGCTTTGGCAGCTTGACGGGTCCCATACTTGGTGGATACGTGCTGGAAGTATCCCAGCAAAATTACTTATACTTGTTTGGTGCCTTCCTCGGAACTTTATTTTTGCTAACGTTGATGGGAAAGAGAACGGTAAAGCGGGAACTCACATAA
- a CDS encoding OsmC family protein — protein MKFEMTEYGFETETEFGKLEISSNEEKGFRPYQLMVSSIAACTGGVMRKILEKKRMPAQSINIEVKEVVRSQDDASRLEKIHFHITVQADGLTDEKMPKILELTDKNCSMYQSVADCIDIKKTYELVN, from the coding sequence ATGAAATTCGAAATGACAGAATACGGCTTTGAAACTGAAACAGAATTTGGTAAGCTCGAAATCTCTTCTAATGAAGAAAAAGGATTCCGTCCTTACCAGTTAATGGTTTCTTCTATTGCTGCGTGTACGGGCGGAGTCATGCGGAAGATATTAGAAAAAAAAAGAATGCCTGCTCAATCCATTAACATCGAAGTGAAGGAAGTAGTCCGATCACAAGATGATGCCAGCCGTCTTGAAAAAATTCACTTCCACATTACGGTCCAAGCAGATGGTCTTACGGATGAAAAGATGCCTAAAATTCTTGAGTTAACAGATAAAAACTGTTCGATGTACCAATCTGTTGCCGATTGCATCGATATTAAAAAGACATACGAACTTGTGAACTGA
- a CDS encoding SE1561 family protein — MQNSPSNQVDDLKVRLNQFLETLDTIEPETADIEEIDRLISLVDDLEVRMGKMK; from the coding sequence ATGCAAAACTCACCATCTAATCAAGTTGATGATTTAAAAGTCCGGCTTAATCAGTTTTTGGAAACGCTTGATACGATTGAACCTGAAACCGCAGATATTGAAGAGATCGATCGTCTCATTAGCCTCGTTGACGATTTAGAAGTACGAATGGGCAAGATGAAATAA
- a CDS encoding heavy metal translocating P-type ATPase, with protein MTTHVNTEPPKSITWKEHIELVLAILSGVLIIAAWLSGKNGAELFSIALYVTAFLIGGYAKAKEGIEETIKNKELNVEMLMVLAAVGSAIIGYWAEGAVLIFIFALSGALETYTLNKSHKEISSLMELQPEEAWLIQDDGTEISVSTDSLAVGARLLVKAGERIPADGIILTGSTSIDMSAINGESVPADKRSGDELFAGTVNISGVIEMEMTKPSSESLFQKIITMVQNAQSEKSPSQQFIERFEGSYVKVVLLTVALMLFLPHFLFGWDWTTTFYRAIVLLVVASPCALVASIMPATLAAVSNGAKRGVLFKGGIHLEHLSSLRAIVFDKTGTLTTGKPVVTDFIVREGTSAEDALSLLAGIESRSNHPLATAVTAYALTKEVPMRRNFDIEEVPGNGLRAFPPEGEVLVGSPRFVGIDKAKAFHNGDAFALADEGKTVLFIKDKEGILAAAALQDVLRPEAIEAIRELKKAGLKTIMLTGDNEKTAKAIASQAGIDSYTADCLPDMKVKKVKELMNEYGAVGMVGDGINDAPALATATSGISMGEGTDVALETADVVLMKNDLTKLPYTIKLSRKMQRIVKQNVFFSILVIVMLIISNFMQVVDLPLGVIGHEGSTILVILNGLRMLNTTK; from the coding sequence ATGACAACCCATGTAAATACCGAGCCACCGAAATCGATCACCTGGAAAGAACATATTGAGCTGGTTTTAGCTATTCTATCAGGGGTACTCATTATAGCGGCTTGGTTAAGCGGAAAAAACGGAGCAGAACTTTTTTCCATAGCTCTTTATGTAACTGCTTTTTTGATCGGCGGTTATGCGAAAGCCAAAGAAGGAATTGAAGAAACGATCAAAAATAAGGAACTTAATGTTGAAATGTTAATGGTCCTGGCAGCAGTTGGTTCAGCGATCATTGGATATTGGGCCGAAGGTGCGGTTCTGATTTTCATCTTTGCGTTAAGCGGAGCGCTGGAAACTTACACGTTGAACAAAAGTCACAAGGAAATTTCTTCACTTATGGAATTACAGCCTGAAGAAGCTTGGCTTATACAAGATGATGGCACAGAAATAAGTGTTTCAACAGATTCCCTTGCGGTTGGCGCTAGACTGCTGGTCAAGGCTGGTGAGAGAATCCCTGCAGATGGCATCATTTTAACAGGCAGTACTTCTATTGATATGTCAGCGATTAATGGTGAATCCGTTCCAGCTGATAAGCGTTCCGGTGATGAATTATTTGCAGGAACAGTAAATATTAGCGGCGTAATTGAAATGGAAATGACTAAACCAAGCAGTGAATCCTTATTCCAAAAAATTATTACAATGGTACAGAATGCACAAAGTGAAAAATCTCCTTCTCAGCAGTTCATCGAACGGTTTGAAGGAAGTTATGTCAAAGTTGTGCTTCTCACAGTTGCTCTTATGCTGTTCTTACCGCATTTCTTGTTCGGATGGGATTGGACTACGACGTTCTATCGAGCGATTGTTCTTCTCGTGGTTGCCTCCCCATGTGCGCTAGTCGCTTCAATCATGCCTGCAACGCTTGCAGCTGTTTCTAACGGTGCAAAACGAGGTGTCTTATTTAAAGGCGGAATTCACCTCGAACATTTAAGCTCATTACGTGCAATTGTATTCGATAAAACAGGGACGCTTACGACTGGCAAGCCCGTTGTTACGGACTTCATCGTCCGTGAAGGTACTTCCGCTGAGGATGCGTTGTCACTCTTAGCTGGCATAGAATCCCGCTCGAATCACCCGCTCGCAACAGCTGTTACGGCTTACGCACTCACTAAAGAAGTACCAATGCGACGCAACTTTGACATTGAAGAAGTTCCTGGTAACGGCTTGCGTGCATTTCCTCCCGAAGGAGAAGTACTCGTTGGAAGCCCCCGTTTTGTTGGGATCGACAAAGCGAAAGCATTTCATAATGGAGATGCATTTGCACTTGCAGATGAGGGTAAAACTGTACTATTTATAAAAGATAAGGAAGGCATTCTAGCAGCTGCTGCACTGCAAGACGTGCTCCGGCCGGAAGCAATTGAAGCAATTCGTGAACTCAAGAAAGCTGGTTTGAAAACGATTATGCTGACGGGAGATAACGAAAAAACCGCAAAAGCCATTGCTTCACAAGCTGGGATTGACTCTTATACAGCAGACTGTCTTCCCGATATGAAAGTTAAAAAAGTCAAAGAATTAATGAATGAATACGGTGCAGTCGGAATGGTTGGGGATGGGATTAACGACGCTCCAGCACTGGCTACTGCAACTAGCGGAATTTCAATGGGAGAAGGCACTGACGTGGCATTGGAAACAGCAGACGTCGTTCTGATGAAAAATGATTTAACGAAACTGCCATACACGATAAAGCTTTCAAGGAAGATGCAGCGGATTGTCAAACAGAATGTATTCTTTTCTATTCTCGTCATCGTCATGCTAATCATTTCCAACTTTATGCAAGTTGTCGATCTGCCGCTTGGAGTAATTGGGCATGAAGGTAGTACGATTCTTGTCATTCTAAATGGTTTGCGAATGCTAAATACAACAAAGTAA
- a CDS encoding YihY/virulence factor BrkB family protein gives MKEDKNNKLSDGSPSLKKAHQDKPYINEVSHRSNDEGHKFSDSKIGGFVSDIQEGELHTFDVTTKDGFMKELILRIKTVDVSGLGAELSYFFLFSMFPMLIFLFTLLPYLNLDQSEVMLFIRDYAPPEVATMISDILEQVLANKNGGLLSIGILATLWSASKGMNALTKALNRSYFKEDSRSFVVQRGMSIVFTIMLVLVVVVALALPVFGEQIGSVIFSYLGFEGGFNTLWNQLRFILPPVLIAVVFTLIYWLVPDVKLPFKTVLPGALFATIGWIITTLGFSFYVSNFGSYANTYGSIGTIIILMLWLYFSAIILMIGGQINAVSKERTERLKEIKSNAAV, from the coding sequence TTGAAAGAAGATAAAAACAACAAGTTGTCCGATGGGTCGCCTTCACTTAAAAAGGCCCATCAGGACAAACCATACATAAACGAAGTATCTCATCGTTCTAACGATGAGGGGCATAAATTTTCTGATTCGAAAATAGGCGGTTTTGTCTCCGATATCCAAGAAGGCGAACTACATACTTTTGATGTCACGACAAAAGACGGGTTCATGAAAGAGTTAATCTTGCGTATTAAAACCGTTGATGTATCCGGACTTGGTGCCGAGCTCTCTTACTTCTTCTTATTTTCAATGTTTCCTATGCTTATTTTTCTTTTCACACTGCTGCCGTATTTAAATCTGGACCAGTCAGAAGTCATGCTTTTCATAAGGGACTATGCACCGCCAGAGGTAGCAACGATGATTAGCGATATTCTTGAGCAAGTGCTGGCTAACAAAAACGGAGGACTGCTGTCTATTGGTATTTTGGCGACACTTTGGTCGGCATCCAAAGGGATGAATGCACTTACGAAAGCTCTGAACCGCTCTTATTTCAAAGAGGACTCACGGTCATTCGTGGTTCAGCGCGGAATGTCGATTGTCTTTACAATTATGCTTGTACTTGTAGTCGTAGTGGCACTCGCTTTACCTGTCTTTGGAGAACAGATCGGCTCAGTGATCTTTTCGTACTTAGGATTTGAAGGTGGGTTTAATACATTATGGAATCAGTTGAGATTCATACTGCCGCCGGTACTGATCGCTGTTGTCTTCACACTTATCTATTGGTTAGTGCCTGATGTGAAGCTTCCATTTAAAACAGTACTCCCGGGAGCTTTGTTTGCAACAATCGGCTGGATTATTACGACTCTCGGATTCTCATTTTATGTGTCCAATTTTGGAAGCTATGCAAATACGTATGGCAGTATCGGTACCATTATCATATTAATGCTCTGGCTCTATTTCTCCGCAATTATTCTTATGATTGGCGGACAAATAAATGCAGTTTCAAAAGAACGGACAGAACGACTAAAAGAAATAAAAAGCAATGCCGCGGTGTAA
- a CDS encoding YtxH domain-containing protein: MGNSKLGKFILLGALLGGAAALLDRATRNSVMGTSKKAANEISYYAKNPDTLKQKLADQKDKFQAAYEQLSGDVSYIKEQVEELKALTPQVKELVTDTKETFVDSKEEYETIMKDSPAATS, encoded by the coding sequence ATGGGAAATAGTAAACTTGGCAAATTCATCTTATTAGGCGCATTACTTGGCGGGGCAGCTGCTTTGCTCGATCGTGCGACACGTAATTCTGTAATGGGCACTTCGAAAAAAGCGGCAAATGAAATTTCGTATTATGCTAAAAATCCTGATACCTTGAAGCAGAAATTGGCAGATCAGAAAGACAAATTCCAAGCGGCTTATGAACAATTATCTGGAGATGTTTCGTATATTAAGGAACAAGTGGAAGAACTTAAAGCATTGACACCTCAAGTGAAAGAATTGGTTACAGATACGAAGGAAACATTTGTCGATTCAAAAGAAGAATACGAAACAATTATGAAGGATTCACCAGCAGCAACCTCTTAA
- a CDS encoding alanine/glycine:cation symporter family protein: protein MDQAQAFLGKLSDIIWGPPLLILLVGTGIFLTFRLTFIQFRLLPYSLKQVFSRNHDKKADGDITQFQALMTAMAATVGVGNIVGVASAVATGGPGAIFWMWIAGLFGMATKYGEAVLAVKYRVKDANGQMAGGPMYYLEHGLKQKWLGVLFAIFGAFAAFGIGNGTQSKAVADAMNNAFNVPFWVTGIALVIFGALVILGGIKSIGKVTAFFVPIMALFYFIAGAIIIILNFDLVPAAFGLIFSDAFSGQALAGGAIGTVIRFGVARGLFSNEAGLGSAPIAAAAAKTDMPGRQALISMTQVLFDTLIICSITGVTIVMSGQWKNGIDKGALTGAAFGEFLGGAGPMIVTIGLIFFASSTILGWSYYGEKCFQYLFPNPKAVFAYRIVFVLFIFVGATATLDVVWTLADVLNGLMAIPNLIGLLGLSGVIVMESKRFQAKIKEEKEQKENMQVDSDLN from the coding sequence ATGGATCAAGCACAAGCATTTTTAGGAAAGTTAAGTGACATAATTTGGGGACCGCCACTGCTCATTTTACTTGTTGGAACGGGGATATTTTTAACGTTCCGGCTCACATTCATTCAGTTTCGATTATTACCGTACTCATTGAAACAAGTGTTTTCTAGAAATCACGACAAAAAAGCAGACGGCGATATCACTCAATTCCAAGCGTTGATGACTGCCATGGCTGCGACGGTCGGTGTAGGTAACATCGTAGGTGTTGCCAGTGCTGTTGCAACTGGAGGACCCGGAGCAATCTTTTGGATGTGGATCGCGGGACTATTCGGAATGGCAACTAAATATGGAGAAGCAGTACTCGCAGTTAAATATCGCGTGAAAGATGCAAATGGTCAAATGGCCGGAGGACCGATGTATTACTTAGAACATGGTCTTAAACAGAAATGGCTAGGTGTTTTATTTGCCATCTTCGGTGCATTTGCTGCATTTGGAATTGGTAACGGAACACAATCTAAAGCGGTTGCAGATGCGATGAATAATGCGTTTAACGTACCTTTCTGGGTAACTGGAATTGCACTCGTCATTTTCGGGGCACTTGTAATTTTAGGCGGCATCAAGTCAATCGGTAAAGTAACAGCATTCTTTGTTCCGATTATGGCACTTTTCTATTTCATTGCAGGAGCAATTATTATTATCTTAAATTTCGACTTGGTTCCAGCTGCATTCGGCTTGATTTTCAGCGATGCATTTTCTGGTCAAGCACTTGCCGGCGGAGCGATTGGTACAGTCATTCGTTTCGGAGTTGCTCGCGGACTCTTCTCAAACGAAGCTGGTCTCGGATCTGCTCCAATCGCTGCAGCAGCAGCAAAGACCGACATGCCTGGACGTCAGGCACTAATTTCAATGACACAAGTTTTGTTTGATACACTGATCATCTGTTCAATCACCGGCGTAACAATCGTTATGTCTGGGCAGTGGAAGAACGGTATCGATAAAGGAGCATTAACTGGTGCAGCATTCGGTGAGTTCCTTGGCGGAGCCGGACCCATGATTGTAACTATCGGACTTATCTTCTTTGCATCGTCTACGATTCTTGGATGGAGTTATTATGGTGAGAAGTGCTTCCAGTACTTGTTCCCGAATCCAAAAGCTGTTTTCGCTTATCGCATTGTCTTTGTCCTCTTCATCTTCGTAGGTGCTACAGCTACTCTAGATGTTGTATGGACACTCGCAGATGTTCTAAACGGTCTGATGGCGATTCCAAACCTTATCGGCCTTCTCGGCTTGTCTGGTGTCATTGTAATGGAGTCTAAACGTTTCCAAGCTAAAATCAAAGAAGAGAAAGAACAAAAAGAGAATATGCAGGTTGACAGTGACTTAAATTAA
- a CDS encoding DUF1128 domain-containing protein has translation MDLTQPTPENVSYMITEIKEKLRMVNVDAMKAENFSTSKYEDLHYIYKMVMKRETITPNEMQAIVAELGSLRG, from the coding sequence ATGGACTTAACTCAACCCACTCCTGAAAATGTCTCTTATATGATTACTGAAATTAAAGAAAAGCTTCGTATGGTCAATGTAGATGCAATGAAGGCAGAGAACTTCAGTACATCTAAATACGAAGATCTTCATTACATTTACAAAATGGTAATGAAACGCGAGACCATTACACCGAACGAGATGCAGGCAATTGTTGCCGAACTCGGTTCACTTCGCGGTTAA